A single genomic interval of Selenobaculum gibii harbors:
- a CDS encoding ATP-binding protein: MNWLREQKLSTKINTLILGTLLTLSTIMVILMHGITRDIMERQVELRGYEIANYIAASGTNDILQENAYAIFDLIKKVKDNNEDVRYILVVDYSGKIIGSTFEQGLPKGLPAHISTDNIIKRQVAKYNSSEGTIYEVIVPLENGNVGSIRVGMSNKIMYNLLAVTLTEFSLTIFALAFTAVILTGWLTSIIIKPIIDLAKAAEEIKNNNYAVQTDYDTNDEVGNLAKTFNEMALSLDQKEKENNKLLEALRLKEMNRTVLLNKIFTAQEDERKRISRELHDGAGQSITSILAYLRILLAKTSDASQQSLILAARDVIVNVLNELKQLAVDLRPPAIDDLGLISAMEKYIHGLTVAHNNIYFNVSLPKDDFEFPDKITSALYRILQESTNNIIRHAKATNIDIILSKNQNNVQLIVRDNGRGFSKATLEKAQKNNHLGVYGMKERIELLEGEFNLKSKIGIGTTITIRIPLKLE, encoded by the coding sequence ATGAATTGGTTAAGAGAACAAAAATTATCAACAAAAATAAATACTCTCATCCTTGGAACACTCCTTACACTTAGTACAATTATGGTGATTCTAATGCATGGAATTACTAGAGATATTATGGAACGTCAAGTCGAACTGCGTGGCTATGAAATCGCAAATTATATTGCGGCTTCTGGGACAAATGATATTTTACAGGAGAATGCTTATGCCATCTTTGATCTAATAAAAAAGGTTAAAGATAATAATGAGGATGTTCGATATATTTTAGTTGTTGACTATTCGGGTAAAATTATTGGTAGTACATTTGAACAAGGTTTACCTAAAGGGTTGCCTGCTCATATTTCAACTGATAATATTATAAAAAGGCAAGTTGCCAAATATAATAGTTCAGAAGGAACGATTTATGAAGTTATCGTTCCATTAGAAAACGGTAACGTCGGTTCGATTCGCGTTGGAATGTCTAATAAGATCATGTATAATTTATTAGCCGTAACCTTAACAGAATTTTCTTTAACAATTTTTGCTCTAGCCTTCACCGCTGTTATTTTAACAGGCTGGTTAACTTCTATTATCATTAAACCTATTATTGATTTAGCTAAAGCAGCCGAAGAAATTAAAAATAATAACTATGCTGTTCAAACAGATTATGATACAAATGACGAAGTTGGTAATTTAGCGAAAACATTTAATGAAATGGCATTAAGTCTTGATCAGAAAGAAAAAGAAAATAATAAATTGTTAGAAGCTTTGCGCTTAAAGGAAATGAATCGTACCGTACTCCTTAACAAAATATTTACTGCGCAAGAAGACGAAAGAAAAAGAATTTCCCGTGAGCTGCATGATGGCGCTGGACAATCTATTACATCAATCCTCGCTTACTTGCGAATTCTGTTAGCAAAAACATCCGATGCATCCCAGCAATCGTTAATTTTAGCAGCACGTGACGTTATTGTTAATGTATTAAACGAATTAAAGCAGCTAGCTGTAGATTTACGCCCACCAGCAATTGACGATTTAGGTCTTATTTCTGCAATGGAAAAATATATTCATGGACTCACCGTTGCACACAATAACATTTATTTTAACGTAAGTTTACCAAAAGATGATTTTGAATTTCCTGATAAGATTACTTCTGCATTATATCGTATTCTACAAGAATCAACGAATAATATCATCCGACATGCTAAGGCAACAAATATTGATATTATTTTAAGTAAAAATCAAAATAACGTTCAACTTATCGTCCGTGATAACGGACGCGGTTTTAGTAAGGCAACATTAGAAAAAGCACAAAAAAATAATCACTTAGGTGTTTATGGTATGAAAGAACGTATTGAATTATTAGAGGGTGAATTTAATCTTAAATCTAAAATTGGCATTGGAACAACGATAACAATTAGAATCCCATTAAAATTGGAGTAG
- a CDS encoding response regulator transcription factor, which produces MMKKTKIILADDHAILRTGLKLLLSNEESVEVVGEASNGNEVLELTEKIPADVLILDLSMPGVHGLDVIKELKEHNNPINILVLTMHSEEQYIKTAMEAGASGYLEKSAFDTELLTAVKTVAAGKIYLNNQHALLMVNSLLNNTSEETKEKDPYVLLSKREIEVLKLFVRGYSLSEIGKMLSLSLKTIDTYKTRIFVKLGLTKKSELVQYALEHGILTADDNDMPTLD; this is translated from the coding sequence ATTATGAAAAAGACAAAAATTATTCTTGCTGACGATCACGCGATTCTCCGCACTGGATTAAAATTATTATTAAGCAATGAAGAATCCGTCGAAGTTGTCGGCGAAGCAAGTAACGGTAATGAAGTTTTAGAACTTACAGAAAAAATTCCAGCAGACGTCCTCATTCTAGATTTATCTATGCCAGGTGTTCATGGCCTTGATGTGATTAAAGAATTAAAAGAGCATAATAATCCAATTAATATATTGGTTTTAACAATGCATAGTGAGGAACAGTATATCAAAACTGCTATGGAAGCTGGTGCTTCTGGATATCTTGAAAAAAGCGCTTTCGATACGGAATTGCTTACGGCCGTAAAAACTGTTGCAGCGGGTAAAATTTATTTAAACAACCAGCATGCACTTCTGATGGTAAATTCTCTACTAAATAATACGTCAGAAGAAACAAAAGAAAAAGACCCTTACGTTCTTCTTAGCAAACGAGAAATTGAAGTATTAAAGCTTTTTGTTCGCGGTTATTCGCTATCCGAAATCGGCAAAATGCTTTCTCTAAGCTTAAAAACTATAGATACCTATAAGACTAGAATTTTTGTCAAGCTTGGATTAACAAAAAAAAGTGAGCTTGTTCAGTATGCATTAGAGCATGGTATTCTGACAGCTGATGATAATGATATGCCAACTTTAGATTGA
- a CDS encoding HAD-IIA family hydrolase: protein MTDLSKIKCFLLDMDGTVTIGNELLPGAAEFLKYLKESGRDYLFMTNNSSKNSDDYVQKMRGLGIACNPIDVMTSGEATVNYLYSLKPKARVYLMGTPELEKQFLDYKFILTDENPDFVVLGFDKTLTYEKLVIGCDLIRAGVPYIATHPDFNCPMPNDAYIPDCGAMMELIKASTGKMPKVIGKPNREIVESVFRKRCQYKPEEFAMVGDRLYTDVKTGINAGITSILVLSGEATMKDVNESDVKPTYIFKGVGEIYEYLKEKDGIGVSCVVNS, encoded by the coding sequence ATGACAGACTTATCAAAGATTAAGTGTTTTTTATTAGATATGGATGGGACGGTGACAATTGGTAATGAACTTTTACCAGGAGCAGCTGAATTTCTGAAATATCTAAAAGAAAGTGGTCGGGACTATCTGTTTATGACGAATAATTCTTCAAAGAACAGTGATGATTACGTTCAAAAAATGCGAGGACTGGGTATAGCATGTAATCCAATTGACGTAATGACATCAGGAGAGGCTACTGTTAACTATTTATATAGCTTAAAGCCAAAAGCGAGGGTTTACTTAATGGGAACGCCAGAATTGGAAAAACAATTTTTGGACTACAAATTTATTCTTACAGATGAGAATCCAGATTTTGTTGTTTTAGGCTTTGATAAGACATTAACTTATGAAAAACTTGTTATAGGCTGTGATTTAATTCGTGCAGGTGTACCTTACATAGCAACGCATCCTGATTTTAATTGTCCAATGCCAAACGATGCATATATTCCTGATTGTGGAGCGATGATGGAGTTAATCAAGGCTTCTACAGGAAAAATGCCAAAAGTTATTGGAAAACCTAATCGTGAAATTGTAGAAAGTGTATTCAGAAAAAGATGTCAGTATAAACCGGAAGAATTTGCAATGGTTGGGGACAGATTATATACGGATGTTAAAACTGGCATAAATGCAGGTATTACTTCTATTCTTGTTTTATCTGGTGAAGCTACAATGAAAGATGTTAATGAGTCAGATGTAAAGCCAACTTATATTTTTAAAGGTGTAGGGGAAATCTACGAATATTTAAAAGAAAAAGATGGGATAGGCGTAAGTTGTGTAGTTAATTCATAA
- a CDS encoding MFS transporter, with protein sequence MFQAFMNFFKTGEDKPLISNDPNVIAKTFNKARWSVFISITLGYAFYYVTRLNFSVVKKPLLNSGVIDAQQLGMMGSAFFITYAIGKFANSFLCDRLNVKKFMATGLFLSGLCTALMGLTSTFTFLLILYGLNGWFQSFGAGPSIIALNQWFSNKERGTFYGIWFMSHNIGAAVTYMVTAVLVTKYSWQAGFLAPGIIVMVASVFLYMFLYDRPETYGLPNVADFKGEEVAGEVKDKTVSELQMMVVKSPAVWILGLSSACCYITRYAIESWGIVYLTEAKGYSMLGASGLLSTMQMAGVVGTILGGFISDKVFNSRRNVPALIFGILYAASTAAFLWAPQSDTIDLISMVCYGFSMGILVCFLGGLMAVDIAPRKATGAAMGMIGLFSYMGAALQENVTGYFINANKTVVDGKTIYDFTAAGEFWVGAAVLSCILALLVWNAKPKG encoded by the coding sequence ATGTTTCAAGCTTTTATGAACTTTTTTAAAACGGGTGAGGATAAACCGTTAATTAGTAATGACCCAAATGTTATTGCTAAAACTTTTAACAAAGCCCGTTGGTCAGTATTTATTTCAATTACATTAGGTTATGCCTTTTACTATGTAACACGTTTAAACTTTTCAGTTGTTAAAAAACCTTTATTGAATTCAGGGGTTATTGATGCACAACAATTAGGTATGATGGGATCGGCATTCTTTATCACTTATGCTATTGGTAAATTTGCAAATAGTTTCTTATGTGACCGATTGAATGTTAAAAAATTCATGGCTACAGGTCTTTTCTTATCTGGTCTATGTACAGCTTTAATGGGGTTAACTAGTACATTTACGTTCTTATTAATTTTATATGGTTTAAATGGTTGGTTTCAATCTTTTGGTGCTGGTCCTTCTATTATTGCGTTGAACCAATGGTTCTCTAATAAGGAACGTGGTACCTTCTATGGTATTTGGTTTATGAGTCATAATATTGGTGCTGCTGTTACTTATATGGTTACTGCTGTATTAGTTACAAAATACAGTTGGCAAGCAGGTTTCCTTGCTCCTGGTATCATTGTTATGGTTGCTTCTGTGTTCTTATATATGTTTTTATATGATAGACCAGAAACATATGGTTTACCTAACGTTGCAGATTTCAAAGGCGAAGAAGTTGCTGGTGAGGTGAAAGATAAAACTGTTAGTGAATTACAAATGATGGTTGTAAAAAGTCCAGCAGTTTGGATTCTTGGTTTATCTAGTGCTTGTTGCTATATCACTCGTTATGCAATTGAGTCTTGGGGGATTGTATATTTAACTGAAGCAAAAGGGTATTCAATGCTTGGTGCTTCTGGTTTGTTATCTACAATGCAAATGGCTGGTGTTGTTGGTACAATTCTTGGTGGATTTATTTCTGATAAAGTGTTTAATTCAAGACGTAATGTTCCAGCTTTAATTTTTGGTATTCTTTATGCTGCTTCTACAGCTGCTTTCTTATGGGCTCCTCAATCTGACACAATTGATCTTATCAGCATGGTTTGTTACGGTTTCTCCATGGGTATCTTAGTATGCTTCCTTGGTGGTTTAATGGCTGTTGATATTGCACCTCGTAAAGCTACTGGTGCTGCAATGGGTATGATTGGTTTATTCAGTTATATGGGTGCTGCTCTTCAAGAAAACGTGACTGGTTACTTCATCAATGCAAATAAAACAGTTGTTGATGGTAAAACAATTTACGATTTTACCGCAGCTGGTGAATTCTGGGTTGGTGCGGCAGTTCTATCTTGCATACTAGCATTGTTAGTATGGAATGCAAAACCAAAAGGTTAA
- a CDS encoding glycerophosphodiester phosphodiesterase: MNSKLMKRMVLAGVATAVIGFGGSLVDQQQAYAKVNFDVFDFQPHRGGRDARPENTLYSYAYAMEMGATSIECDMQFTKDGKIVMSHNPVLNHDITRDKNGNYIENGKYVISQMTVNEIKKFDIGVMDPKGEYYEGHGKTQIAQPGAQMPTLEELFQLIKEYGDDKVVVNAETKLCIDPEGGAAYTATKDVDPVAFVTEFNRLVKKYDMEDRVTLQTFDWRTIPIMKQINPNITTVALWCEQPSWGRDSVCLRAYEEGKSPWLGGLDIDDYQGNPYLAAKAIGADVVSPYYPEISQDDVALAHSLGMKVVPWTVNSREDMEMLLHMGVDGMISDKPWLLRTVLEEKGVELRDPVVNLKSKYHTGTNYNRVHTTKLAGGMDAAY, translated from the coding sequence ATGAACAGTAAATTAATGAAACGTATGGTGCTTGCAGGTGTTGCAACAGCCGTAATCGGATTTGGTGGCAGCTTGGTAGACCAACAACAAGCTTATGCAAAAGTAAACTTTGATGTATTCGACTTCCAACCACATCGTGGTGGCCGTGATGCTCGTCCAGAAAACACATTATATTCTTATGCATATGCAATGGAAATGGGTGCTACTTCGATTGAATGTGACATGCAATTTACTAAAGATGGCAAAATCGTAATGAGCCATAATCCAGTTTTAAATCATGATATCACGAGAGATAAAAATGGAAATTACATTGAAAATGGCAAATATGTTATCAGCCAAATGACTGTGAATGAAATTAAAAAATTTGACATTGGTGTAATGGATCCAAAAGGTGAATATTATGAAGGCCATGGAAAAACTCAAATTGCTCAGCCAGGTGCACAAATGCCTACTTTGGAAGAATTATTCCAACTGATTAAAGAGTATGGTGATGACAAAGTTGTAGTTAATGCTGAAACTAAGTTGTGCATAGATCCAGAAGGTGGCGCTGCTTATACAGCTACAAAAGATGTTGATCCAGTTGCTTTTGTAACTGAATTTAACAGATTAGTTAAAAAATATGATATGGAAGATCGTGTAACTCTTCAAACATTTGATTGGAGAACTATTCCTATCATGAAACAAATTAATCCAAATATTACAACTGTAGCATTGTGGTGTGAACAGCCTTCATGGGGTCGTGATTCCGTATGCTTACGTGCATATGAAGAAGGTAAATCTCCATGGTTAGGTGGCTTGGATATTGATGATTATCAAGGTAATCCATATTTAGCAGCAAAAGCAATCGGTGCGGATGTTGTTTCACCTTACTATCCAGAAATTTCCCAAGATGATGTTGCTTTAGCACATTCTTTAGGTATGAAAGTTGTTCCTTGGACAGTAAATAGTAGAGAAGATATGGAAATGCTATTACATATGGGTGTTGATGGCATGATTTCTGATAAGCCTTGGTTATTAAGAACTGTTCTTGAAGAAAAAGGTGTTGAATTAAGAGATCCTGTAGTTAACTTAAAGAGCAAATATCATACAGGTACTAACTATAATCGTGTTCACACTACAAAACTTGCTGGCGGAATGGACGCTGCTTACTAA
- a CDS encoding glycerophosphodiester phosphodiesterase yields MKNEKRLAKIISSALIATSLLVGFHTEQAVEAKCVIEGFDLEAHRGGRALRPENTLDAFANALELGVTTLEMDTYISKDGVVFVSHNPSTYYYLTKKDGKWLKENEEKDVRLLTIEQLKKYDIGGINPEHKYHDNFSKQISFKDAKYPTLAEVFELVKAYGNDKVTFNIETKSFPDKNEKEHANNTPPDIFVRKLHDVITQYGMQDRVVLQSFDWRTLIEMKQYDSDITLAALISKNPKLLAMDKAAPSPWLGGLDAKAFDGNFVKAAHAIAADIISPNYAQVTKKTVEEAHALGMKILPWTVNDRAEMERLIDLGVDGIISDDPALLREVCIENGIAVPEPSKKPLNSQYNNDNRRIN; encoded by the coding sequence ATGAAAAATGAAAAAAGATTAGCAAAAATTATTAGCAGTGCATTAATAGCGACTTCTCTTTTGGTTGGATTTCATACTGAACAGGCCGTGGAGGCAAAATGTGTGATTGAAGGTTTTGACTTAGAGGCACATCGTGGTGGACGTGCACTTCGTCCAGAAAATACATTAGATGCATTTGCGAATGCATTGGAACTAGGTGTTACTACCTTAGAAATGGATACATATATTTCAAAAGATGGTGTAGTGTTTGTGTCTCATAACCCAAGCACATATTATTATTTGACGAAAAAAGATGGTAAATGGCTAAAGGAAAACGAGGAAAAAGATGTTCGCCTATTAACGATAGAGCAATTGAAAAAATATGATATTGGTGGAATTAATCCTGAGCATAAATATCATGATAATTTTTCAAAACAAATTTCTTTCAAAGATGCTAAATATCCAACTTTAGCTGAAGTTTTTGAGCTGGTAAAAGCATATGGCAATGATAAGGTAACTTTTAATATTGAAACGAAATCATTTCCTGATAAAAATGAAAAGGAACATGCTAATAACACGCCTCCTGATATTTTTGTGAGAAAATTGCATGATGTTATCACTCAGTATGGAATGCAAGATCGAGTTGTATTACAATCTTTTGATTGGAGAACGCTGATAGAAATGAAGCAATATGATAGTGATATCACACTTGCAGCTTTGATTTCTAAAAATCCGAAATTATTGGCGATGGATAAAGCAGCACCTTCCCCTTGGTTAGGTGGATTAGATGCAAAGGCTTTTGATGGAAACTTTGTAAAAGCTGCACATGCAATCGCCGCTGATATTATTTCACCTAATTATGCGCAGGTGACCAAAAAAACTGTAGAAGAAGCACATGCATTAGGAATGAAAATTTTGCCATGGACAGTAAATGATAGAGCGGAAATGGAAAGATTAATAGATTTGGGAGTTGATGGAATCATTAGTGATGATCCAGCTTTACTTCGAGAAGTTTGTATTGAAAATGGGATAGCAGTCCCTGAACCAAGTAAAAAGCCATTAAATAGTCAATATAATAATGATAATAGAAGAATAAATTAA
- a CDS encoding glycerophosphodiester phosphodiesterase, with protein sequence MLGQNNWLKYVLVAVVLVAVVGVGAALFGIGGANKQEEAHEEKVDFGNELFDFEAHRGGRDARPENTLYAYAYAMEMGATTIECDMQLTKDDRIVMSHNPILNHNLTKDENGKYVEDGKYDIRNMTLAEIQKFDVGTMDPNSGEYYEGHGRTQVSVPGAKIPTLDEVFELIKEYGDDKVIINAETKSYPDPLSGAAYENNVDPIRFVKVFNEVVKKYNMEDRVLLQSFDWRTLIEMKKINPKIKLVALWQEQASWGPDALSLRAYEEGKSPWLGGLDIDDYKGNPILAAHAIGVNVVSPYFMEFSKQNVEQAHELGMKVVPWTVNDVNDMNMMINMGVDGIITDKPWILRNVLEKRGIAMRQPVINEGSIYHTGTEHIEVETKKLTGGADAAE encoded by the coding sequence ATGTTGGGGCAAAATAATTGGTTAAAGTATGTGTTGGTTGCTGTAGTATTGGTTGCAGTTGTCGGTGTTGGAGCAGCTTTATTTGGTATTGGTGGAGCGAATAAACAAGAAGAAGCGCATGAAGAAAAAGTTGACTTTGGAAATGAATTATTTGATTTTGAGGCACATCGAGGTGGTCGTGATGCAAGGCCTGAAAACACCTTATACGCTTATGCTTATGCAATGGAAATGGGGGCGACAACGATTGAATGTGATATGCAGTTAACAAAAGATGATCGTATTGTAATGAGTCATAATCCAATTCTCAATCATAATTTAACTAAAGATGAAAATGGAAAATATGTTGAAGACGGAAAATATGATATTCGCAATATGACATTAGCAGAAATACAAAAGTTTGATGTGGGTACAATGGACCCTAATAGTGGTGAATATTATGAAGGGCATGGCAGAACGCAAGTTAGCGTGCCTGGTGCAAAAATTCCTACATTAGATGAAGTTTTTGAGTTAATTAAAGAATACGGTGATGACAAAGTAATTATAAATGCTGAAACTAAGTCTTATCCTGATCCGCTTTCAGGTGCTGCATATGAAAATAATGTTGATCCAATACGTTTTGTAAAAGTCTTTAATGAAGTTGTGAAAAAATACAATATGGAAGACAGAGTTTTACTACAGTCTTTTGATTGGAGAACTTTAATTGAAATGAAGAAAATTAATCCGAAAATTAAGCTTGTTGCCTTATGGCAAGAACAAGCATCATGGGGCCCAGATGCATTATCCTTAAGAGCCTATGAAGAAGGTAAATCTCCTTGGCTTGGTGGACTAGATATTGATGATTATAAAGGTAATCCAATTTTAGCTGCTCATGCAATTGGGGTAAATGTAGTTTCTCCATATTTTATGGAATTTTCAAAACAGAATGTTGAGCAGGCGCATGAATTAGGGATGAAGGTAGTTCCTTGGACAGTAAATGATGTAAATGATATGAATATGATGATAAATATGGGCGTTGATGGGATTATTACCGATAAACCTTGGATTTTACGTAATGTACTTGAGAAACGGGGAATTGCGATGAGACAGCCTGTAATAAATGAAGGTAGTATATATCATACTGGAACAGAGCATATTGAAGTTGAAACAAAAAAATTAACGGGTGGAGCAGATGCAGCTGAATAA
- the asnB gene encoding asparagine synthase (glutamine-hydrolyzing) codes for MCGIAGWIDWENRLEDPVNQKTLTAMIDTLKMRGPDDSGRYVCPNIAFGHRRLSVVDPANGAQPMIKRRNGHDFVITYNGELYNTSELRAELEGYGYHFETNCDTEVLLTAYMEFGTKCVEKLNGIFAFGIWDAAKERLFLARDRIGVKPLFYAIRDCQFIFGSEVKTLLANPLIKPEVNIEGLAEILMVGPARTPGNGVFKNVFELKPGHAFVYTATGSRNYRYWALMSHAHEDNFETTVQKVRELLIDTAQRQLVADVDVCTFLSGGLDSSALTALAAMEFQRAGKGKLNTYSVDYIDNDIYFKASSFQPNSDAPWVEKMVKACDTCHHRILIDNIELAKSLPKATLARDFPGMADVDTSLYLFSREIKKGATVALSGECADEVFGGYPWFYREEMINSHAFPWSPKPEMRLDWLNDNVKSQMDLVEYVKTRYDDAISEVPRLKGENKVAARMREIFYLSLTRWMPTLLDRKDRMSMAFGLEVRVPYCDHRLVEYVWNIPWEMKNYKNREKGLLRQALAGILPDDVLWRKKSPYPKTHHPEYLNIVRNWALDILNDANSPLTELMDVKKLNEIAKQDLAASNIPWFGQLMGGAQLFAYLIQLDTWLKAYKIKIV; via the coding sequence ATGTGTGGTATAGCTGGGTGGATTGACTGGGAAAATCGTTTGGAGGATCCGGTAAACCAAAAAACTTTGACTGCGATGATTGATACGCTAAAGATGCGTGGCCCGGATGATAGTGGGCGTTATGTTTGTCCAAATATTGCTTTTGGGCATCGGCGCCTTAGTGTTGTTGATCCTGCAAATGGGGCACAACCAATGATTAAACGAAGAAATGGACACGATTTTGTGATTACTTATAATGGTGAGTTATATAACACCAGTGAATTGAGGGCAGAATTAGAGGGATATGGTTACCATTTTGAAACAAATTGTGATACAGAGGTATTATTAACCGCGTATATGGAATTTGGTACGAAATGCGTAGAGAAGTTGAATGGAATTTTCGCTTTTGGAATTTGGGATGCAGCGAAAGAAAGACTTTTTTTAGCGCGTGATCGTATAGGGGTTAAGCCTTTATTTTATGCAATTAGAGATTGTCAATTTATTTTTGGCTCAGAAGTTAAGACTTTGCTTGCAAATCCATTGATAAAGCCGGAAGTTAATATTGAAGGGTTGGCAGAAATTCTGATGGTTGGTCCAGCAAGAACACCAGGAAATGGCGTGTTTAAAAATGTTTTTGAATTAAAACCAGGGCATGCTTTTGTTTATACGGCAACTGGAAGTCGTAATTATCGCTATTGGGCATTAATGAGTCATGCGCATGAAGATAATTTTGAGACAACTGTTCAAAAAGTACGTGAATTACTTATCGATACGGCACAAAGACAGCTTGTTGCCGATGTTGATGTATGTACTTTTTTATCTGGGGGACTGGATTCTAGTGCATTAACTGCATTAGCAGCAATGGAATTTCAAAGGGCTGGTAAAGGCAAGTTAAATACGTACTCGGTGGATTACATCGACAACGATATTTATTTTAAAGCGAGCAGTTTTCAACCAAATTCTGATGCACCATGGGTAGAAAAAATGGTGAAAGCATGTGATACATGTCATCATAGAATTTTAATTGATAATATTGAATTAGCGAAGAGTTTGCCAAAAGCAACGTTAGCCAGGGATTTCCCAGGTATGGCTGATGTTGATACCTCTTTATATTTGTTTTCACGTGAGATAAAAAAGGGAGCCACAGTTGCATTATCTGGCGAATGTGCAGATGAGGTTTTTGGTGGATATCCATGGTTCTATCGTGAGGAAATGATAAATTCACATGCTTTTCCATGGTCACCTAAACCTGAAATGCGTTTAGATTGGCTAAATGACAATGTAAAATCACAAATGGATTTGGTTGAATATGTAAAAACTCGTTACGATGATGCAATTAGCGAAGTTCCGCGGTTAAAAGGAGAAAATAAAGTTGCTGCACGTATGAGAGAAATTTTTTATTTGAGTTTAACAAGGTGGATGCCGACTTTACTCGATCGCAAAGATAGAATGAGTATGGCTTTTGGATTAGAAGTACGTGTACCATATTGCGATCATCGTTTAGTGGAATATGTTTGGAATATTCCATGGGAAATGAAAAATTATAAAAATCGCGAAAAAGGATTGCTGCGTCAAGCGTTGGCAGGAATTTTACCTGATGATGTTTTATGGCGTAAAAAAAGCCCTTATCCCAAAACTCATCATCCGGAGTATTTAAATATTGTTAGAAATTGGGCGCTGGATATTTTAAATGATGCAAATTCTCCGTTGACTGAATTAATGGATGTTAAAAAATTAAATGAAATTGCTAAACAAGATTTAGCAGCAAGTAATATTCCTTGGTTTGGGCAATTAATGGGTGGTGCACAATTATTTGCCTATTTGATTCAATTGGATACATGGTTAAAAGCTTATAAAATCAAAATTGTATAA